In one Musa acuminata AAA Group cultivar baxijiao chromosome BXJ2-5, Cavendish_Baxijiao_AAA, whole genome shotgun sequence genomic region, the following are encoded:
- the LOC135612830 gene encoding pEARLI1-like lipid transfer protein 1, whose product MAATMLSTSVAFFLALSLLFLTLTNVRGLCPMPRPPPIRRPPPIVRPPPPSVKCPVDTLKFAACANVLGGLINFEIGTPPKEPCCSLLGGLADAEAALCLCTALKANVLGLNLNIPISLSLLVNYCGNGVPAGFQCP is encoded by the coding sequence ATGGCCGCCACCATGCTCTCGACCTCGGTCGCCTTCTTCCTCGCGCTCAGCCTCCTCTTCCTCACTCTCACCAACGTCCGTGGCTTGTGCCCTATGCCTAGGCCGCCACCGATCCGGAGGCCGCCACCGATCGTGAGGCCGCCACCGCCCAGTGTTAAATGCCCCGTCGACACCCTCAAGTTTGCCGCCTGCGCCAACGTGCTCGGCGGCTTGATCAACTTCGAGATCGGGACGCCGCCGAAGGAGCCCTGCTGCAGTCTACTGGGAGGGCTCGCCGACGCCGAGGCCGCCCTCTGCCTGTGCACCGCCCTCAAGGCCAACGTCCTCGGCCTCAACCTTAACATACCCATCAGCCTCAGCCTGCTCGTGAACTACTGTGGCAATGGCGTGCCCGCCGGCTTCCAGTGCCCCTAG